The following are encoded together in the Primulina tabacum isolate GXHZ01 chromosome 18, ASM2559414v2, whole genome shotgun sequence genome:
- the LOC142532860 gene encoding ERAD-associated E3 ubiquitin-protein ligase HRD1B-like isoform X3, producing the protein MMKLRTYAGLSLIATLAVIYHSFNSRGHFYPAMVYLSTSKISLVLLLNMCLVIMCILWQLTKKIFLGSLREAEIERLNEQSWREIMEILFAITIFRQDFSVTFLGMVTALLLIKSLHWLAQKRVEYIETTPSVPVRSHIRIVSFMGFLLLIDSIFLYNSIKYLVETRQASVSLFFSFEYMILATTTVSTFIKYIFYVSDMLMEGQWEKKAVYTFYLELIRDLLHLTMYMCFFLVIFVNYGVPLHLIRELYETFRNFKTRVADYIRYRKITSNMNDRFPDATSEELSASDATCIICREEMTMAKKLLCGHLFHVHCLRSWLERQNTCPTCRALVVPSENGTSTSGSRADGHQQGVSASGTSSQASSAGVGVANDNVSQHQSRLQAAAAAASIYEKSFVYPSPNTLMWSTGYALLPQTIGRSSNTSMTNDAAGTSTSGLPQQYQFLNTTFAQSPQCTFVPSQFLGFNGQVGIGSASEAPLDLQMKLIENQIEFLQLQLQHLQASNCEKTMDQGSSDVKGKSASSPSSSVVDSTNTEATIQ; encoded by the exons ATGATGAAGTTGAGAACCTATGCCGGGCTTAGCTTAATAGCTACATTGGCTGTTATTTACCATTCCTTTAACAGTAGAGGGCATTTTTATCCTGCAATGGTTTATTTGTCAACTTCAAAGATCAGTTTGGTGCTTCTTTTGAATATGTGTCTGGTTATTATGTGTATTTTGTGGCAATTGACCAAGAAAATCTTCCTGGGTTCACTCCGAGAAGCTGAAATTGAAAGGCTGAATGAGCAGTCTTGGCGGGAAATCATGGAAATACTTTTTGCAATCACTATTTTCAGACAAGATTTTTCAGTGACATTTCTTGGGATGGTGACAGCTTTACTTCTGATCAAATCTTTGCATTGGTTGGCCCAAAAGAGGGTTGAATACATTGAAACTACTCCATCTGTACCAGTGAGATCTCATATTCGCATCGTATCATTTATGGGATTCCTCCTCCTCATTGACAGTATCTTTCTGTacaattcaataaaatatttggtGGAAACAAGACAAGCCTCAgtttcactctttttttcattCGA ATACATGATACTGGCCACAACAACTGTATCAACCTTCATCAAGTATATATTCTACGTCAGTGACATGCTAATGGAAGGACAATGGGAAAAGAAGGCTGTCTACACCTTTTACTTGGAGCTTATCCGTGACTTGCTCCACTTGACTATGTACATGTGTTTCTTCCTTGTCATTTTTGT GAACTATGGTGTGCCTCTTCACTTGATCCGAGAACTTTACGAGACCTTCCGAAACTTTAAAACCCGTGTGGCTGATTACATACGTTACCGAAAGATCACTTCAAATATGAACGATCGATTTCCAGATGCAACCTCTGAAGAACTCAGCGC AAGTGATGCTACATGCATTATATGTCGCGAGGAGATGACTATGGCCAAGAAACTTCTTTGTGGGCATCTTTTCCACGTACACTGCCTGAGATCGTGGTTAGAAAGACAAAACACGTGCCCTACTTGCAGAGCTCTAGTTGTACCTTCTGAGAATGGGACATCTACCTCTGGATCAAGGGCAGATGGCCATCAGCAAG GTGTCAGTGCATCTGGTACTTCCTCTCAAGCGTCTTCTGCTGGTGTAGGCGTGGCAAATGATAATGTCAGCCAGCATCAGTCTAGACTTCaagccgccgccgccgccgcatCAATATATGAGAAATCTTTTGTTTATCCTTCTCCAAATACACTGATGTG GTCAACTGGATATGCTTTACTTCCTCAAACAATTGGACGTTCTAGCAACACATCAATGACAAATGATGCTGCTGGAACCTCTACAAGTGGACTGCCTCAACAGTATCAGTTTTTAAACACAACATTTGCTCAGTCACCACAGTGCACTTTTGTCCCTTCACAGTTTCTGGGTTTTAACGGGCAAGTTGGGATAGGAAGCGCATCAGAGGCACCACTAGATTTACAAATgaaattgattgagaatcaGATTGAG TTTCTTCAACTGCAGCTCCAGCACCTACAGGCGTCAAATTGTGAAAAAACAATGGATCAAGGCTCATCTGATGTGAAGGGGAAGTCAGCATCATCACCATCTTCATCTGTTGTCGACTCTACAA ATACAGAGGCGACAATTCAATGA
- the LOC142532860 gene encoding ERAD-associated E3 ubiquitin-protein ligase HRD1B-like isoform X2, which produces MMKLRTYAGLSLIATLAVIYHSFNSRGHFYPAMVYLSTSKISLVLLLNMCLVIMCILWQLTKKIFLGSLREAEIERLNEQSWREIMEILFAITIFRQDFSVTFLGMVTALLLIKSLHWLAQKRVEYIETTPSVPVRSHIRIVSFMGFLLLIDSIFLYNSIKYLVETRQASVSLFFSFEYMILATTTVSTFIKYIFYVSDMLMEGQWEKKAVYTFYLELIRDLLHLTMYMCFFLVIFVNYGVPLHLIRELYETFRNFKTRVADYIRYRKITSNMNDRFPDATSEELSADATCIICREEMTMAKKLLCGHLFHVHCLRSWLERQNTCPTCRALVVPSENGTSTSGSRADGHQQGVSASGTSSQASSAGVGVANDNVSQHQSRLQAAAAAASIYEKSFVYPSPNTLMWSTGYALLPQTIGRSSNTSMTNDAAGTSTSGLPQQYQFLNTTFAQSPQCTFVPSQFLGFNGQVGIGSASEAPLDLQMKLIENQIEFLQLQLQHLQASNCEKTMDQGSSDVKGKSASSPSSSVVDSTSETGNPLCTA; this is translated from the exons ATGATGAAGTTGAGAACCTATGCCGGGCTTAGCTTAATAGCTACATTGGCTGTTATTTACCATTCCTTTAACAGTAGAGGGCATTTTTATCCTGCAATGGTTTATTTGTCAACTTCAAAGATCAGTTTGGTGCTTCTTTTGAATATGTGTCTGGTTATTATGTGTATTTTGTGGCAATTGACCAAGAAAATCTTCCTGGGTTCACTCCGAGAAGCTGAAATTGAAAGGCTGAATGAGCAGTCTTGGCGGGAAATCATGGAAATACTTTTTGCAATCACTATTTTCAGACAAGATTTTTCAGTGACATTTCTTGGGATGGTGACAGCTTTACTTCTGATCAAATCTTTGCATTGGTTGGCCCAAAAGAGGGTTGAATACATTGAAACTACTCCATCTGTACCAGTGAGATCTCATATTCGCATCGTATCATTTATGGGATTCCTCCTCCTCATTGACAGTATCTTTCTGTacaattcaataaaatatttggtGGAAACAAGACAAGCCTCAgtttcactctttttttcattCGA ATACATGATACTGGCCACAACAACTGTATCAACCTTCATCAAGTATATATTCTACGTCAGTGACATGCTAATGGAAGGACAATGGGAAAAGAAGGCTGTCTACACCTTTTACTTGGAGCTTATCCGTGACTTGCTCCACTTGACTATGTACATGTGTTTCTTCCTTGTCATTTTTGT GAACTATGGTGTGCCTCTTCACTTGATCCGAGAACTTTACGAGACCTTCCGAAACTTTAAAACCCGTGTGGCTGATTACATACGTTACCGAAAGATCACTTCAAATATGAACGATCGATTTCCAGATGCAACCTCTGAAGAACTCAGCGC TGATGCTACATGCATTATATGTCGCGAGGAGATGACTATGGCCAAGAAACTTCTTTGTGGGCATCTTTTCCACGTACACTGCCTGAGATCGTGGTTAGAAAGACAAAACACGTGCCCTACTTGCAGAGCTCTAGTTGTACCTTCTGAGAATGGGACATCTACCTCTGGATCAAGGGCAGATGGCCATCAGCAAG GTGTCAGTGCATCTGGTACTTCCTCTCAAGCGTCTTCTGCTGGTGTAGGCGTGGCAAATGATAATGTCAGCCAGCATCAGTCTAGACTTCaagccgccgccgccgccgcatCAATATATGAGAAATCTTTTGTTTATCCTTCTCCAAATACACTGATGTG GTCAACTGGATATGCTTTACTTCCTCAAACAATTGGACGTTCTAGCAACACATCAATGACAAATGATGCTGCTGGAACCTCTACAAGTGGACTGCCTCAACAGTATCAGTTTTTAAACACAACATTTGCTCAGTCACCACAGTGCACTTTTGTCCCTTCACAGTTTCTGGGTTTTAACGGGCAAGTTGGGATAGGAAGCGCATCAGAGGCACCACTAGATTTACAAATgaaattgattgagaatcaGATTGAG TTTCTTCAACTGCAGCTCCAGCACCTACAGGCGTCAAATTGTGAAAAAACAATGGATCAAGGCTCATCTGATGTGAAGGGGAAGTCAGCATCATCACCATCTTCATCTGTTGTCGACTCTACAAGTGAGACTGGGAATCCATTATGTACAGCCTAa
- the LOC142532860 gene encoding ERAD-associated E3 ubiquitin-protein ligase HRD1B-like isoform X1, translating to MMKLRTYAGLSLIATLAVIYHSFNSRGHFYPAMVYLSTSKISLVLLLNMCLVIMCILWQLTKKIFLGSLREAEIERLNEQSWREIMEILFAITIFRQDFSVTFLGMVTALLLIKSLHWLAQKRVEYIETTPSVPVRSHIRIVSFMGFLLLIDSIFLYNSIKYLVETRQASVSLFFSFEYMILATTTVSTFIKYIFYVSDMLMEGQWEKKAVYTFYLELIRDLLHLTMYMCFFLVIFVNYGVPLHLIRELYETFRNFKTRVADYIRYRKITSNMNDRFPDATSEELSASDATCIICREEMTMAKKLLCGHLFHVHCLRSWLERQNTCPTCRALVVPSENGTSTSGSRADGHQQGVSASGTSSQASSAGVGVANDNVSQHQSRLQAAAAAASIYEKSFVYPSPNTLMWSTGYALLPQTIGRSSNTSMTNDAAGTSTSGLPQQYQFLNTTFAQSPQCTFVPSQFLGFNGQVGIGSASEAPLDLQMKLIENQIEFLQLQLQHLQASNCEKTMDQGSSDVKGKSASSPSSSVVDSTSETGNPLCTA from the exons ATGATGAAGTTGAGAACCTATGCCGGGCTTAGCTTAATAGCTACATTGGCTGTTATTTACCATTCCTTTAACAGTAGAGGGCATTTTTATCCTGCAATGGTTTATTTGTCAACTTCAAAGATCAGTTTGGTGCTTCTTTTGAATATGTGTCTGGTTATTATGTGTATTTTGTGGCAATTGACCAAGAAAATCTTCCTGGGTTCACTCCGAGAAGCTGAAATTGAAAGGCTGAATGAGCAGTCTTGGCGGGAAATCATGGAAATACTTTTTGCAATCACTATTTTCAGACAAGATTTTTCAGTGACATTTCTTGGGATGGTGACAGCTTTACTTCTGATCAAATCTTTGCATTGGTTGGCCCAAAAGAGGGTTGAATACATTGAAACTACTCCATCTGTACCAGTGAGATCTCATATTCGCATCGTATCATTTATGGGATTCCTCCTCCTCATTGACAGTATCTTTCTGTacaattcaataaaatatttggtGGAAACAAGACAAGCCTCAgtttcactctttttttcattCGA ATACATGATACTGGCCACAACAACTGTATCAACCTTCATCAAGTATATATTCTACGTCAGTGACATGCTAATGGAAGGACAATGGGAAAAGAAGGCTGTCTACACCTTTTACTTGGAGCTTATCCGTGACTTGCTCCACTTGACTATGTACATGTGTTTCTTCCTTGTCATTTTTGT GAACTATGGTGTGCCTCTTCACTTGATCCGAGAACTTTACGAGACCTTCCGAAACTTTAAAACCCGTGTGGCTGATTACATACGTTACCGAAAGATCACTTCAAATATGAACGATCGATTTCCAGATGCAACCTCTGAAGAACTCAGCGC AAGTGATGCTACATGCATTATATGTCGCGAGGAGATGACTATGGCCAAGAAACTTCTTTGTGGGCATCTTTTCCACGTACACTGCCTGAGATCGTGGTTAGAAAGACAAAACACGTGCCCTACTTGCAGAGCTCTAGTTGTACCTTCTGAGAATGGGACATCTACCTCTGGATCAAGGGCAGATGGCCATCAGCAAG GTGTCAGTGCATCTGGTACTTCCTCTCAAGCGTCTTCTGCTGGTGTAGGCGTGGCAAATGATAATGTCAGCCAGCATCAGTCTAGACTTCaagccgccgccgccgccgcatCAATATATGAGAAATCTTTTGTTTATCCTTCTCCAAATACACTGATGTG GTCAACTGGATATGCTTTACTTCCTCAAACAATTGGACGTTCTAGCAACACATCAATGACAAATGATGCTGCTGGAACCTCTACAAGTGGACTGCCTCAACAGTATCAGTTTTTAAACACAACATTTGCTCAGTCACCACAGTGCACTTTTGTCCCTTCACAGTTTCTGGGTTTTAACGGGCAAGTTGGGATAGGAAGCGCATCAGAGGCACCACTAGATTTACAAATgaaattgattgagaatcaGATTGAG TTTCTTCAACTGCAGCTCCAGCACCTACAGGCGTCAAATTGTGAAAAAACAATGGATCAAGGCTCATCTGATGTGAAGGGGAAGTCAGCATCATCACCATCTTCATCTGTTGTCGACTCTACAAGTGAGACTGGGAATCCATTATGTACAGCCTAa
- the LOC142532240 gene encoding putative NADH dehydrogenase [ubiquinone] 1 alpha subcomplex subunit 12 produces the protein MASVVRSALKSIREKGVRGFIRELKDEGFLSALLDGNLMQTKIHNIGATLIGVDKFGNKYYQKLGDTQYGRHRWVEYASKNRYNASQVPPEWHGWLHFITDHTGDELLLLKPKRYGIEHKENFSGEGDEYIYHSKGHSLNPGQRDWTRFHPWQPKKD, from the exons ATGGCGTCGGTGGTGAGAAGCGCTCTGAAATCAATCAGAGAAAAAGGTGTCAGAGGTTTCATCCGTGAGCTTAAAGATGAAGGATTCCT GAGCGCTCTTCTGGATGGAAATCTTAT GCAGACAAAGATTCACAACATTGGAGCAACACTTATAGGTGTTGATAAATTTGGCAATAAGTACTATCAGAAACTTGGAGATACTCAGTATG GGAGACATAGGTGGGTGGAATATGCTTCTAAGAATCGTTACAATGCTTCTCAAGTCCCACCGGAGTGGCATGGATGGCTTCATTTCATAACTGATCATACTGGAGATGAG CTGCTCTTATTGAAACCGAAACGATATGGAATTGAGCACAAAGAAAACTTTTCCGGAGAGGGAGATGAATACATCTATCACTCCAAAGGACATAGCCTTAACCCTGGACAAAGAGATTGGACCAGATTCCATCCCTGGCAACCCAAAAAGGACTAA
- the LOC142532239 gene encoding uncharacterized protein LOC142532239 isoform X1, translating into MAKFNEVQKRRRAAVAMWKRKTHGDPFTGKLQQKSQPLSISGKRKRKLLKKWRREQKEAVEKGLITMQDVEMAVADGTSKDASKPSVRFSMKKSAKLRVKQLKKNKKVKNSVKSQKPAGDVSSDAMFTNVRTSTSRGLYKQVAVLITRDHHCVGVGVQANCRRTQAFRVNLNIISFSSRQRGLI; encoded by the exons ATGGCCAAGTTCAACGAGGTGCAGAAGCGGCGCCGCGCTGCCGTCGCTATGTGGAAGAGGAAGACACACGGAGATCCCTTCACTGGAAAGCTGCAACAGAAGTCTCAACCGCTCTCCATCTCCGGAAAACGCAAGCGCAAGCTCTTGAAAAAATGGCGACGG GAGCAAAAGGAGGCAGTGGAGAAAGGATTAATCACGATGCAAGATGTAGAGATGGCTGTTGCTGATG GGACATCAAAAGATGCCTCGAAACCCTCTGTTAGATTTTCCATGAAGAAGAGTGCTAAACTTAGAGTTAAGCAGTTGAAGAAGAACAAGAAAG TAAAGAACAGTGTAAAATCTCAAAAACCTGCTGGAGATGTTTCAAGTGATGCCATG TTCACAAATGTGCGAACCTCTACCTCTAGAGGGCTTTATAAGCAGGTGGCTGTGCTCATAACACGAGACCACCACTGTGTTGGAGTGGGAGTGCAAGCAAACTGTAGACGTACACAAGCTTTTCGCgtcaatttaaatattattagttTTAGTTCAAGACAAAGGGGATTAATTTGA
- the LOC142532239 gene encoding uncharacterized protein LOC142532239 isoform X2, whose translation MAKFNEVQKRRRAAVAMWKRKTHGDPFTGKLQQKSQPLSISGKRKRKLLKKWRREQKEAVEKGLITMQDVEMAVADGTSKDASKPSVRFSMKKSAKLRVKQLKKNKKVKNSVKSQKPAGDVSSDAMVE comes from the exons ATGGCCAAGTTCAACGAGGTGCAGAAGCGGCGCCGCGCTGCCGTCGCTATGTGGAAGAGGAAGACACACGGAGATCCCTTCACTGGAAAGCTGCAACAGAAGTCTCAACCGCTCTCCATCTCCGGAAAACGCAAGCGCAAGCTCTTGAAAAAATGGCGACGG GAGCAAAAGGAGGCAGTGGAGAAAGGATTAATCACGATGCAAGATGTAGAGATGGCTGTTGCTGATG GGACATCAAAAGATGCCTCGAAACCCTCTGTTAGATTTTCCATGAAGAAGAGTGCTAAACTTAGAGTTAAGCAGTTGAAGAAGAACAAGAAAG TAAAGAACAGTGTAAAATCTCAAAAACCTGCTGGAGATGTTTCAAGTGATGCCATGGTGGAGTAA
- the LOC142532237 gene encoding uncharacterized protein LOC142532237, which yields MAADGSANPSPAPKILLAKPGLVTSGKFNRGGADEEAALRSRLSSIASLNLLSDTWDLQIDRLLPFLTENAEFTVVGVIGPPGVGKSTILNEIYGSDSSSPGMMSPFGVESEEIRAMARHCTVGIESRISSERIILLDTQPVFSPSVLAEMIRPDGSSTLSVISGESLSAELAHEVMSIQLGILLASICHVIIVVSNGVRDASMWRLMLTVDLLKHGIPDPSCVMHSHPQSSSNFDKLPQGGEEYIATPIFVHTRIRDRDITPRNFLKMKKALAECFRTSSFLRSEGQKDGSKESQSSATAFENLKDSSSDLKLFLVPSQGKDDSSRPRYESYMCALWKIRDQVLSMSGPSFSRTISERDWLKNSAKIWEFIKNSPTVGDYCTTLKSSCLYRKS from the exons ATGGCCGCCGACGGCTCTGCAAACCCTTCCCCTGCTCCCAAAATCCTATTAGCAAAACCCGGACTCGTCACCTCCGGAAAATTTAACCGCGGCGGCGCAGACGAGGAGGCCGCGCTACGGTCACGCCTTTCCTCTATTGCTTCACTCAACCTCTTGTCAGACACCTGGGATCTCCAGATCGATCGACTTTTACCA TTTCTAACGGAAAACGCGGAGTTTACTGTGGTGGGTGTGATTGGTCCTCCCGGGGTCGGGAAATCGACCATTTTGAATGAAATATATGGCTCTGATTCTTCCTCACCTG GTATGATGTCTCCTTTTGGGGTAGAATCAGAGGAAATAAGGGCAATGGCAAGGCATTGTACTGTCGGGATTGAATCGAGGATTTCTTCGGAGAGGATTATACTTCTTGACACACAG CCTGTATTTAGTCCCTCTGTTTTAGCAGAGATGATTCGGCCCGATGGATCGTCTACACTCTCTGTAATCAGTGGAGAATCTCTATCTGCGGAATTAGCTCATGAAGTGATGAGTATCCAG CTTGGCATTCTCCTCGCATCTATTTGTCATGTAATCATCGTGGTGTCCAATGGAGTTCGTGATGCTAGCATGTGGCGCTTGATGTTAACG GTGGATTTGTTGAAACATGGCATACCCGACCCGTCTTGTGTGATGCATTCACATCCACAGAGCTCGAGCAACTTCGATAAACTTCCACAGGGTGGGGAAGAATACATTGCCACTCCAATTTTTGTACACACGAG GATTCGTGACCGAGATATCACCCCAcgtaattttctaaaaatgaagAAGGCACTTGCGGAGTGTTTTCGCACTTCTTCATTCCTAAGATCAGAAGGCCAGAAAGATGGATCTAAGGAGTCTCAATCCTCAGCCACAGCTTTTGAAAATCTCAAAGATTCAAGTTCCGACCTGAAGTTGTTTCTTGTGCCATCCCAGGGTAAAGATGACTCCTCAAGGCCACGATATGAAAGCTATATGTGCGCTCTATGGAAAATAAGGGATCAG GTTTTGTCCATGAGCGGACCATCTTTTTCGAGGACTATTTCTGAACGTGATTGGTTGAAGAATTCTGCCAAGATATGGGAATTCATTAAGAACTCCCCAACAGTTGGTGATTATTGCACGACGCTTAAGAGCTCTTGCCTATATAGGAAATCGTAG